Within Thermococcus indicus, the genomic segment ACCTCCTCCGCGATGTCTTCACTCTTGTACATGACGGAGGAGAACGCCAGGTCAACCATCAGGGACGAGAGATCCTTCATCTCGATGAGGCAGTTCCTGATCTCCTCAAGCTCACTCATTGGACATCACCTTGATGTTGCCCCGGGCTATCTCCTTGAGGTAGTCCACCGAGGTGTTCGTCCCGCGCCCGATGAGTATGTCCCCGGGGAATATCTTGAAGTCCCCGTCGGGGTCGAAAATCCAGCGTTTGCCCCTCCTCACCGCCACTATCCAGACGCCGGTGTTGGCCGCGAGGTCCAGCTCCTCCAGCGTTTTTCCGACGAGTATGGACTCAGCGGAGACGTAGATTTTGCCTATTATCTCCTCGCTCCCCAGTATGGCCTCGGTTATGACCGGGTGAAGCTCGACGCCGTCGATGACCATTTTCGCGAGGTCCGCCGCCGCGTTGGACATGTCGTCTATGGCGTGCGCCATGTGGAGGATGGAGGTTATCTGCTCCGCCTCCTTCGGCCTGCGCGCGGCAAGAACCGCATGGACCATGAGGTGATAGTTGAGCAGGTCGAGGTACTCCTCAAGCTCAAGCACCTCCTCGGCCATCTCCTCCTCGTTGAAGAGTATGGAGGAGTAGGCCAGGTCAACCATCAGCTCGGCGGTGTTCTTCATTTCAACGAAGATGTCCTTAACGTTCCTTGGAACCTCGATTTCGTCCCACTCTTCCACCCGGATCTCACCGATGGGGGAAAGGGGGGAAATCTTATTTAGTTTTCGCCTCGAAAAGTTTAATACCCGCGAGGGTCAACGTCTACGGGGTGAGGGCGATGGAGAGTGATGGCAGTGATCGGCGGAGAGGTCAGGGGGGAACTGAAGGAGAAGGTCAGGGAAGCCTACAGGGTTACGCTGCCGTCCCTGTTCACCTCCCAGATATTCGGCCTGTTCGGCGGCACGTTTCTGGGCAAGTACTTTGAAATCATCAGAACCCAGTTCCCGGGTTTGCTCGTGGTTCTGCCGGGCATAATGGGCCTCCGCGGAAACGTTTTCGGCTCGATGGCCTCGCGCTTCTCCACAATGCTCTACCTCGGTGAGTTGGAGCCTTCGCTGAGGGACAAGAAGGTTCTCAAGGAAATAGTACTCAGAATGCTCATCTCGCTCATTCCAATCTTCCTGCTCTGGGCCATCGGTATTGCCACGGGAATAAAAAAGAACGCCCTCGACGTCCTCCTCATAGTGGTTACCTCGACGATACTCGTGTCCTTCATACTCGGCTACTTCACCTCCTTCGTCACCATCTTCGCTTTCAGGCGCGGCACCGACCCTGACAGCGTGGCCGCTCCTTTGGTGGCATCAATGGGCGACTTTCTCACGGTTCCCTCCTTGGTGTTCTTCATACTACTCATCGAGCGCTCACCGGGGGGATTCAGGCTCTTCAACTACTCTATGATAGCCCTCTTCGCCATCGTGGCAGCAATAAGCCGGGTCAGAAAGGCGGAGTTCATCGAGCTTAAGCAGGTGTTCCTGACGATAACGGGGCTGGCGCTCCTCTCAACGGTATCCGGTTCAATACTTGCCAGGTTCAGCGGGATAATCCAGGCCTCGGTCGTACTGAGCTTCATCTATCCCTCGCTCCTCAGCAGCTTCGGAAACTACGGCTCCATAATAGCCGCGAAAACCTCGACAAAGCTCCACCTAGGTGAGATAGAGGGCCTCATCTGCCCGAAGGCCTTCACCGACATACTGGCGCTCTTCACCACGGCGCCGGTCATCGGAACGACGAAACTCCTCATAGGCATCGCCCTTGTGAAGTTAACCACCGGAATGGCCGTTCCAGGCTCCGCGTGGATGATAGTCCTCACGTACCCGTTCATGGTCCTGTTCATCATGCTCTACTCATACACGGTTTCCTACTTCCTCTTCCAGAAGAACATCGATCCGGATCACGTGGCGATACCCCTCATCTCGAACAACAGCGATATATTCGGAACGGCCTATGTGGTTTTGATGGCCAAGCTGATGGTGGGTGGTTGAATGATAGGTCTCTCCATGACGGCCTACCCGGGAAGGAACCTCCTCGAATTTGAGGGCTGGGTGGGCAGGGCGAAAAAGCTGGGCTTTGATTTCGTTGAGATACTGAGCGAATGGCCCCACTACCTGACGAGGGACAACTGCCGCCACTTTGCAGAGGTTCTTGACGGCTGGGGCATGAAGAGAACCGTCCATGCGCCCTTCAGCGACGTCAACATAGGCTCCTTCAACGAGAGGCTGAGGAGAACATCGCTGGAGGTAATCCGCGAGGCCATCGAACTGGCGGCCGAGCTCGATGCCCTCTCCGTCACGATACACCCGGGCCACTGCTCGCCGGTCAGCGTAAAGAACAGGAGGAAGTACCTGGAGATACACCGGGAGTCCCTGAGG encodes:
- a CDS encoding sugar phosphate isomerase/epimerase family protein; translation: MIGLSMTAYPGRNLLEFEGWVGRAKKLGFDFVEILSEWPHYLTRDNCRHFAEVLDGWGMKRTVHAPFSDVNIGSFNERLRRTSLEVIREAIELAAELDALSVTIHPGHCSPVSVKNRRKYLEIHRESLRKISEWGLEYGVKIGVENMPRFVILDAQTCERLWEILGDVEIGVTFDVGHLNTTTGKFERFLEVLGDRIVHVHLHDNRGERDEHLALGDGTVPWVRVFPRLPRVTWALEVSDIESARRSLEFLKSLH
- a CDS encoding potassium channel family protein; translated protein: MEEWDEIEVPRNVKDIFVEMKNTAELMVDLAYSSILFNEEEMAEEVLELEEYLDLLNYHLMVHAVLAARRPKEAEQITSILHMAHAIDDMSNAAADLAKMVIDGVELHPVITEAILGSEEIIGKIYVSAESILVGKTLEELDLAANTGVWIVAVRRGKRWIFDPDGDFKIFPGDILIGRGTNTSVDYLKEIARGNIKVMSNE
- a CDS encoding magnesium transporter; this translates as MAVIGGEVRGELKEKVREAYRVTLPSLFTSQIFGLFGGTFLGKYFEIIRTQFPGLLVVLPGIMGLRGNVFGSMASRFSTMLYLGELEPSLRDKKVLKEIVLRMLISLIPIFLLWAIGIATGIKKNALDVLLIVVTSTILVSFILGYFTSFVTIFAFRRGTDPDSVAAPLVASMGDFLTVPSLVFFILLIERSPGGFRLFNYSMIALFAIVAAISRVRKAEFIELKQVFLTITGLALLSTVSGSILARFSGIIQASVVLSFIYPSLLSSFGNYGSIIAAKTSTKLHLGEIEGLICPKAFTDILALFTTAPVIGTTKLLIGIALVKLTTGMAVPGSAWMIVLTYPFMVLFIMLYSYTVSYFLFQKNIDPDHVAIPLISNNSDIFGTAYVVLMAKLMVGG